From Parcubacteria group bacterium, a single genomic window includes:
- a CDS encoding acetate--CoA ligase family protein codes for MNLEKMFNPQSIAIVGASPEVGKVGNVIAKNILELGYVGKIYLVNPKYDQIFEAKCYKKLSEVEGEIDLVIIAIPAKFVVAEIRENVAKAKNFVIVSAGFSEMGEEGKAREAELLQLAQENGINILGPNCLGFIIPKLKLNASFASGLPGAGNVAFVTQSGALAVALTDLAQSEKIYFSKLVSIGNKLNISETEMLTYLENDPDTAVIGMYLEGIKNGTKFIEVASRVSKKKPIVVLKAGKTERSQKAISSHTGALAGSDVIMEAAFRKAGIMRARDLEEFFNLIGFISHNKAMVCNRIAVITNAGGLGVLTTDAFSQKEIILAELSDKTKLALRKILPEEASIENPIDLLGDAKEDRYKKVLQIIDKDPEIGAIIFLLTPQDQTPVEKIARVIAKFNAKSTKAIVASFVGGKKVEKGVKKLRAENIFNFAFPESAVSVLDAFFLWKCKEKVQVENLAGGINQERKAKATAIIDLAKKENRRALYFSESQKLMGLYDIKTISAVEINRGAALSMQKDFPVVLKVDSDAVLHKTDKQGLMLNLRNQLELEMAFRKMRINFPEAKLIIQPMLVRDMEIILGVKYDVNFGPVVVYGLGGIYTEVFKLAEMLIPPYSREAVEKSLIEGKLGFLFRETRGQKVYNLSELAGIITALGEFSQELGSISEFDINPLLVYNNGSAAVAVDIKVII; via the coding sequence ATGAATTTGGAAAAAATGTTCAATCCGCAGTCGATTGCCATTGTGGGCGCTTCGCCGGAAGTTGGGAAGGTAGGCAATGTGATTGCCAAAAATATTTTGGAGCTGGGATATGTCGGCAAGATTTATTTGGTTAATCCAAAATATGACCAGATTTTTGAGGCCAAGTGCTATAAAAAACTTTCTGAAGTGGAGGGCGAGATTGATTTGGTGATTATAGCAATTCCGGCCAAGTTCGTGGTGGCTGAGATTCGAGAAAATGTGGCGAAAGCAAAAAACTTTGTGATCGTCTCGGCTGGTTTTTCTGAGATGGGTGAAGAAGGCAAGGCGCGCGAAGCCGAGCTTTTGCAACTGGCCCAAGAGAATGGAATAAATATTTTAGGTCCGAACTGTTTGGGCTTTATTATTCCCAAATTGAAACTGAATGCGTCTTTTGCCAGCGGTCTTCCGGGCGCAGGCAATGTGGCGTTCGTGACCCAATCCGGAGCGCTCGCCGTAGCGCTTACAGATCTGGCTCAATCGGAGAAGATCTATTTTTCCAAACTGGTTTCTATTGGCAACAAACTTAATATTTCTGAAACCGAGATGCTGACATACTTGGAAAATGATCCTGATACGGCGGTAATCGGGATGTATCTGGAAGGGATCAAGAATGGCACGAAATTTATCGAAGTGGCGAGTAGAGTTTCAAAGAAAAAACCGATTGTAGTTTTGAAAGCGGGAAAGACGGAGCGTTCGCAAAAAGCCATTTCTTCCCACACAGGCGCTCTTGCCGGTAGTGATGTGATTATGGAAGCAGCTTTTCGCAAAGCGGGGATTATGCGTGCGCGGGACTTGGAGGAATTTTTCAATCTGATCGGATTTATTTCGCACAACAAAGCGATGGTTTGTAATCGGATTGCTGTTATCACCAATGCCGGAGGTTTAGGTGTACTTACGACCGATGCTTTTTCGCAAAAAGAAATTATCCTTGCTGAACTGAGTGATAAGACAAAATTGGCTCTGCGAAAAATTTTGCCTGAAGAGGCTTCAATAGAAAATCCGATTGATCTTTTGGGGGATGCGAAGGAAGATCGCTACAAAAAAGTCTTGCAAATTATTGACAAGGATCCGGAAATTGGCGCAATCATCTTTCTTTTGACACCGCAGGATCAGACGCCGGTGGAAAAAATTGCCCGAGTGATTGCAAAGTTCAACGCTAAAAGTACAAAAGCGATCGTGGCATCATTCGTCGGTGGAAAGAAAGTGGAAAAGGGCGTGAAAAAACTGCGCGCAGAAAATATTTTCAACTTCGCTTTTCCGGAAAGTGCCGTTTCCGTGTTGGATGCCTTTTTTCTCTGGAAGTGTAAAGAAAAAGTACAGGTTGAAAATCTAGCTGGCGGAATTAATCAAGAGCGAAAAGCCAAGGCCACGGCAATTATAGATTTGGCAAAAAAAGAAAATCGGCGCGCGCTTTATTTTTCCGAAAGCCAAAAGTTGATGGGGCTCTATGATATAAAGACAATTTCAGCTGTAGAAATAAATAGAGGTGCAGCGTTGTCTATGCAAAAAGATTTTCCCGTGGTACTTAAAGTTGATAGCGATGCGGTTTTGCATAAGACAGACAAGCAAGGATTAATGTTGAATCTAAGAAACCAGCTTGAATTAGAGATGGCCTTCCGGAAGATGCGGATTAATTTTCCTGAAGCGAAATTGATCATCCAGCCGATGCTGGTGCGGGATATGGAAATAATTTTGGGTGTAAAATATGACGTTAATTTTGGTCCGGTTGTCGTTTATGGCCTGGGCGGAATCTACACCGAAGTTTTCAAACTGGCCGAGATGCTTATTCCGCCATATTCAAGAGAAGCGGTAGAAAAATCACTTATTGAGGGAAAATTAGGCTTTCTTTTCCGGGAGACTCGCGGGCAAAAAGTCTACAATCTTTCAGAATTGGCGGGGATAATTACTGCTTTGGGAGAATTTTCGCAGGAACTGGGCAGTATCTCGGAGTTTGATATCAACCCGCTTTTAGTCTATAATAATGGCAGTGCGGCGGTGGCGGTGGATATTAAGGTAATTATTTAA
- a CDS encoding fibronectin type III domain-containing protein — MQQKTKITFLSLLILSVVIWLLAGSSWLKVDPPKGTANLSWNLSSDGNTTGYKIYYGTNPRNGDCPSGGYAKNQTVGKVGQFKLSNLEPGKTYYFSVSARNSSGKESCFSEEMHKKISSAPVLYLQALWQKVQGK, encoded by the coding sequence ATGCAACAAAAAACAAAAATAACTTTTCTCTCGTTGCTGATTTTGAGCGTGGTCATCTGGCTTCTGGCTGGATCTAGCTGGTTGAAGGTTGATCCGCCAAAAGGAACAGCTAATCTTTCCTGGAATTTGAGCAGTGATGGAAATACGACCGGCTACAAAATCTATTATGGTACCAACCCAAGAAACGGCGATTGTCCGTCGGGAGGATATGCTAAAAATCAAACAGTCGGAAAGGTTGGTCAATTCAAATTGAGTAATCTTGAGCCCGGAAAGACTTACTATTTCTCTGTCAGCGCGCGAAATTCTTCCGGAAAAGAAAGTTGTTTTTCCGAGGAAATGCATAAAAAAATCTCTTCTGCGCCGGTTCTTTATCTGCAAGCGCTGTGGCAAAAAGTGCAGGGCAAGTAG
- a CDS encoding fibronectin type III domain-containing protein: MKSKIEMKTAKKQLVFLCMLLALFAFGAGQALAGSAHVTWNANSEGDLDGYKIYYDTASHSSATDPADDDYANSYDVTDNGVSHWFDALTPGQTYYFRLTAYDTSANESNYNATEVSKLITYRGDINIDRAVDVSDLGIIAGLFGQTIEHAADINRSGTVDVSDLSILAGEFGSSFE; this comes from the coding sequence ATGAAAAGTAAAATAGAAATGAAAACCGCAAAAAAACAGTTGGTTTTTTTGTGCATGCTTCTTGCTCTATTCGCTTTCGGAGCCGGGCAGGCCTTGGCTGGATCGGCGCACGTAACTTGGAACGCCAACTCCGAGGGTGATTTGGATGGCTACAAAATTTATTACGACACTGCTTCCCACTCGTCGGCGACTGATCCGGCCGATGATGATTATGCTAACTCCTATGATGTAACGGACAATGGAGTTTCGCATTGGTTTGATGCACTCACTCCCGGACAGACCTATTATTTCCGTCTGACGGCCTATGACACTTCGGCTAATGAGAGCAATTATAACGCGACTGAGGTTTCGAAATTGATTACTTATCGAGGAGATATAAATATCGATCGTGCGGTGGATGTTTCTGATTTGGGTATTATAGCCGGTTTATTCGGCCAAACTATTGAACACGCGGCGGATATTAATCGAAGTGGAACGGTTGATGTGAGTGATTTGAGTATTCTGGCGGGGGAATTTGGAAGTTCTTTCGAATAA
- a CDS encoding carbohydrate kinase family protein, translating to MSRVICIGSACKDVFFPTTEGKIIETPEDLLSQQKIEFELGAKYRIEERFEALGGCAANVAVGLSRLGIDAACYSHIGNDHVADWILDQLKKNKVSVDLITKDKELFSDMSAIVVDRNSAEHVIFSNQKVSGKLELVPEKISSAEWIFIGDLHGDWRSQLDLISRIAKEHKLKLAYNPKQIHIHDDVKKIIEIITETEVLFLNKDEALEVISQIKNFSTSDLDNEFFLLQELKEMGANIVVITDGVRGAWATNGTDVLYAPGRMVKALDSTGAGDSFASGFLGAHIKGKILKVCLDWGIVNSSHEVRFYGSIKGLLDEKEMLENGG from the coding sequence ATGTCAAGAGTAATTTGTATCGGCTCGGCTTGTAAGGATGTTTTTTTTCCGACGACTGAAGGAAAAATCATAGAAACGCCGGAGGATCTTTTGAGTCAACAAAAGATTGAGTTTGAATTGGGAGCGAAATATCGCATCGAAGAGCGCTTTGAGGCGCTGGGTGGTTGCGCGGCTAATGTGGCGGTGGGACTCTCACGTCTGGGCATCGACGCTGCTTGCTACTCACACATCGGTAATGATCATGTGGCGGATTGGATTTTGGATCAGTTGAAAAAAAATAAAGTCAGTGTCGATCTGATCACTAAAGATAAAGAACTTTTCAGTGATATGTCAGCAATTGTGGTAGATCGCAATTCAGCTGAACATGTAATTTTTTCTAATCAAAAAGTAAGCGGAAAATTAGAACTGGTGCCAGAAAAAATCAGTTCAGCCGAGTGGATTTTCATTGGAGATCTTCACGGCGATTGGAGAAGTCAGTTAGATCTAATTTCTAGAATTGCCAAAGAACACAAACTTAAGTTGGCGTATAATCCGAAGCAGATCCATATTCACGATGATGTCAAAAAAATAATCGAGATAATTACCGAAACGGAGGTGCTTTTTCTCAACAAGGATGAGGCCCTAGAAGTTATTTCACAAATTAAAAATTTTTCCACATCCGACTTGGACAATGAATTTTTTCTTTTGCAGGAATTGAAAGAAATGGGTGCAAACATAGTGGTTATTACAGATGGCGTGCGCGGTGCTTGGGCGACTAATGGTACTGACGTGCTGTATGCTCCCGGCAGGATGGTAAAGGCGTTGGATTCGACAGGGGCAGGTGATTCTTTTGCAAGCGGTTTTTTAGGAGCTCACATCAAAGGAAAAATATTGAAAGTTTGCCTGGACTGGGGAATCGTCAATAGCTCACACGAGGTGCGTTTTTATGGTTCGATCAAGGGACTTCTAGATGAGAAAGAAATGTTGGAAAATGGAGGGTAG
- a CDS encoding choice-of-anchor Q domain-containing protein, with the protein MMKAKRLNAKLIFLGLIIFGGIFSFGARASATNYYVRTDGNDNCNGSVDASGSSGNCAFRTVQKGIDVAVSPGDVVNIRGDHTDEGLLTTKADGCSGASCATSPTYITIQITPGAQQYSAIIRPGIQINHSYNIVNGLGITGSYGYSSGYAGVTFGWDSSPSHSKVTSCHFYNPSQSVGSAAITFDGHDNIAENNLIEGDTNPVLVGGHHTGANGTTLSDSYSSAWTSNQWQGRRIWDFTDPGDSWAGTDAGTVIANDAHSLTTSLGITWETGDCYAIGSSYWIPIVSGGVDNIFRRNIVRNLINTERVFDGLLEGTIIEDNEVSNLLDSNENRPDLADNCGAHTDLFQIVGGDSFDVTIQNNYFHDLEAQTCMMEGDNNHDWLVHNNIFANITHRNTCFAAPNDKIYNNTFFNIAQSDQVYPLEGWATGGEYRNNIIIGGTTNPNFGIIGGGPMGDWVECAKNVITQTWSVNTDISHWIGQGGEQAMLTANGSVYVGAGSGNTGATPPNWSANCPNVGNTCTDSGITWTNTAWNTTCVVSGTVDVMFGDQWGWNKKTGVTSSFTCNPSAVPDGDPRIYDAEGIKSCLIKDSSNNPASNNYYGMWNPPTYGARTAELIDETGDHDYINGGNPKFIAAYTDCVNNTCDFRLQSDSPLIGAGIPLAGVPTDKVGFSRPDPPSIGAYEYISGIEDVTAPTSPSGFSVS; encoded by the coding sequence ATGATGAAGGCTAAAAGGCTAAACGCTAAATTAATTTTTCTCGGTCTAATTATCTTTGGTGGAATTTTTAGTTTTGGTGCTAGAGCTAGTGCCACGAACTACTATGTCCGCACGGATGGAAATGATAATTGTAATGGTTCTGTTGATGCTTCCGGATCATCTGGAAACTGTGCTTTTCGTACGGTGCAGAAAGGGATTGATGTGGCCGTTTCTCCTGGGGATGTAGTTAATATTCGAGGCGACCACACGGACGAGGGATTGCTGACGACAAAAGCAGATGGATGCTCGGGCGCAAGTTGCGCGACCAGTCCGACTTACATCACTATTCAAATCACTCCCGGCGCCCAGCAATATTCGGCGATTATCCGTCCAGGCATCCAGATAAATCATAGCTACAATATCGTCAATGGTCTGGGTATCACCGGTTCTTATGGTTATTCTTCCGGGTACGCGGGCGTAACTTTCGGTTGGGATAGCTCACCGAGTCACTCCAAAGTAACCAGTTGTCATTTCTATAACCCTAGCCAATCTGTAGGCAGCGCAGCCATAACTTTTGACGGGCATGACAATATTGCTGAAAATAATCTGATTGAAGGAGACACGAATCCGGTTCTGGTTGGTGGACATCACACGGGTGCGAACGGTACGACACTGTCGGATAGTTATAGTTCTGCTTGGACGTCCAATCAGTGGCAGGGTCGGCGAATTTGGGATTTTACGGATCCGGGAGACAGTTGGGCCGGAACTGATGCGGGGACAGTCATTGCTAATGACGCTCATTCTTTGACCACATCTCTTGGCATCACTTGGGAAACTGGCGATTGCTATGCGATTGGATCATCTTATTGGATTCCGATTGTTTCTGGCGGAGTGGATAATATTTTTCGTCGAAATATCGTGCGTAACTTGATTAACACGGAAAGAGTGTTTGATGGATTGCTTGAGGGAACGATTATCGAAGATAATGAAGTCTCAAATCTTTTGGATTCCAATGAGAACCGACCGGATTTGGCGGACAATTGTGGTGCGCACACTGATCTTTTCCAAATAGTCGGGGGTGATTCCTTCGACGTGACAATTCAGAATAATTATTTCCATGATTTGGAAGCTCAGACCTGCATGATGGAGGGAGACAATAATCATGATTGGCTGGTGCATAATAATATTTTTGCTAATATTACGCACAGAAATACTTGCTTTGCTGCTCCTAATGATAAAATTTACAACAATACTTTTTTCAATATTGCTCAGTCTGATCAAGTCTATCCTTTGGAAGGTTGGGCGACCGGCGGTGAATATCGCAATAATATTATTATTGGCGGAACAACTAATCCGAATTTCGGCATCATTGGTGGCGGGCCGATGGGAGATTGGGTGGAGTGCGCCAAAAATGTTATCACGCAAACTTGGTCGGTCAATACGGATATTTCACATTGGATCGGGCAGGGTGGAGAGCAAGCGATGCTCACCGCCAACGGTTCGGTTTATGTTGGAGCCGGTAGTGGCAACACCGGTGCAACGCCGCCAAACTGGAGTGCGAATTGCCCCAACGTTGGCAACACTTGCACGGACAGTGGAATCACTTGGACCAACACCGCTTGGAACACGACTTGTGTAGTCAGTGGAACGGTCGATGTAATGTTTGGTGACCAGTGGGGCTGGAATAAAAAAACCGGTGTAACCAGTTCTTTCACCTGCAATCCTTCGGCTGTTCCCGATGGCGATCCACGGATCTATGACGCTGAAGGAATAAAAAGCTGTCTCATTAAAGATAGTTCAAACAACCCCGCGTCCAACAACTATTATGGTATGTGGAATCCGCCGACCTATGGCGCGAGAACAGCAGAGCTGATCGATGAAACCGGTGATCATGATTATATTAACGGCGGAAACCCTAAATTTATCGCTGCCTATACGGACTGCGTTAATAATACCTGTGATTTTCGGCTTCAGTCGGACAGCCCGCTCATCGGAGCTGGAATTCCTTTGGCTGGCGTGCCGACGGATAAGGTTGGATTTTCTCGTCCAGATCCACCATCGATCGGTGCCTATGAATATATTTCCGGCATAGAAGATGTGACTGCGCCAACTTCGCCGAGCGGATTTAGTGTGAGTTGA
- a CDS encoding right-handed parallel beta-helix repeat-containing protein: MLKVKVKLKLKIFFLAILFFAIFGASAKASAATYYVKNGGNDSLSGLDDANAWATPDRVMATAGYSNIVASGDTVYFRSQDTWTGDNPLLIATSGVAYDGSAYGTGTRAKLKATAISNTSTVRIIESDVIFAGFEVDGSQINSGGIYIGYSNSSPISNITVDNCVVHDQGQPTGNTQKYWMYGILVGAKANSSIVNTNINITNCEIYNTYHEGIAVYPSWGNTANCGNGVDGVIISHCKVYDNGTDNNDSNKSGNGIAIAVNNNSKNVTIEWCDLYDTGAVAPGQIYGISVRDSLDGPINGIPTDLVVRYNLIRNNTKDGIIFQNFYAQDQTSYFYNNLIYNNVGYGINFSSSDYGNSEFGIYNNTLYAEANGIDTFVGCIGFSRDSSTISGTPTFNLKNNILSVVTTSISAYDYIPMYADIGSGTLIHNNNLYYRSSGTDHVYVSTGNWGEHIVYDGEGDNIITAAWEPTAKITVPTFAGGTLPTGFSGTYGTNLLPNADYFKITSGDAINNGATIGSPYYGNINTAGTANPIARIAGAYDIGAYEYFGTDTTSPITPQGLSVE; encoded by the coding sequence ATGCTAAAAGTAAAAGTAAAATTAAAACTAAAAATATTTTTCCTCGCAATCCTATTTTTTGCAATTTTCGGCGCGAGCGCCAAAGCCAGTGCCGCCACATATTATGTCAAAAACGGAGGCAATGACAGTTTGTCTGGATTGGATGATGCCAATGCTTGGGCGACGCCTGATCGCGTTATGGCTACTGCCGGATATTCAAATATAGTTGCTAGCGGGGATACGGTTTATTTCCGGTCGCAGGATACCTGGACGGGCGATAATCCTTTGTTGATCGCGACGTCCGGTGTTGCCTATGACGGGTCAGCTTACGGGACAGGTACAAGAGCTAAATTGAAAGCTACTGCCATATCAAACACTTCTACGGTCAGAATAATAGAGAGTGACGTAATCTTTGCAGGTTTTGAAGTTGACGGTAGTCAAATAAATTCTGGTGGAATCTATATTGGATACTCAAATTCTTCACCAATATCAAATATTACGGTGGATAACTGCGTTGTCCACGATCAAGGGCAGCCGACAGGAAACACCCAGAAATATTGGATGTATGGCATATTGGTCGGCGCAAAAGCGAATTCCAGCATTGTTAATACTAACATCAACATAACCAATTGCGAAATATATAATACCTACCATGAGGGAATCGCCGTATACCCGAGCTGGGGCAATACTGCAAACTGCGGAAACGGTGTTGACGGGGTAATAATAAGCCATTGCAAGGTGTATGATAACGGCACGGATAATAACGACAGCAATAAATCCGGAAATGGTATCGCGATAGCGGTAAATAACAATTCAAAAAACGTGACGATAGAGTGGTGTGATCTTTATGACACCGGCGCGGTGGCTCCGGGGCAGATTTACGGAATAAGCGTTAGGGACTCACTAGATGGGCCGATTAATGGGATACCTACTGATTTAGTGGTGCGATATAACTTAATTCGCAATAACACAAAAGATGGCATTATCTTTCAAAACTTTTATGCTCAAGATCAGACAAGTTATTTTTATAATAATCTGATTTATAATAATGTGGGTTATGGAATCAATTTTAGCAGTTCAGACTATGGAAACTCCGAATTTGGAATTTACAACAACACGCTATATGCAGAGGCGAACGGAATAGATACTTTTGTTGGGTGCATTGGTTTTTCAAGGGATAGTAGCACTATAAGTGGAACGCCTACATTTAATTTGAAAAATAATATATTAAGCGTAGTAACAACTTCGATATCTGCCTATGATTATATCCCTATGTACGCTGACATTGGCAGTGGAACGCTCATCCACAATAATAATCTATATTATCGTTCAAGCGGGACAGATCACGTCTATGTCTCAACCGGCAACTGGGGAGAGCATATCGTTTATGACGGAGAGGGTGATAATATAATAACTGCAGCATGGGAACCGACGGCCAAGATCACAGTTCCAACGTTTGCAGGTGGCACTTTGCCCACCGGATTTTCCGGCACCTATGGAACTAATTTGCTCCCCAACGCCGACTATTTCAAAATCACCTCCGGCGACGCAATCAATAACGGCGCTACAATCGGCAGTCCCTATTATGGCAATATTAACACCGCCGGCACAGCCAATCCGATTGCCAGAATTGCCGGCGCCTATGATATTGGAGCGTATGAATATTTTGGAACAGACACGACGTCCCCAATAACACCTCAAGGATTAAGTGTTGAATAA
- a CDS encoding choice-of-anchor Q domain-containing protein: MKILTNNQSKTFNMGGISGRQNDNLKLKIFFLAVLFPTVFCMKALDASAAEYYMRFDGTASDKSAATSCSSASTAMSVATHNAQTFAPGDTIYICDDGMEERTTTHGGTVYAYRPTGNESPLFIPPSDGAEGSPITYTAAPGDSPVIDRTFLLTGTWTNTTNVSIYTGNYIYTYNQTYIRPRVLWEDGVPLLPGSSASLTNGWFYYSGSVLYYSPSSGAPSDRILESLGWTMGGEGATSNYAPAGFDIRDRSYITVDGLTFTRCPTAIHMGHGASGSSNLQGNVVSNNTISNTYWAIWGVVDASTNAVLSDMTIQGNHISYCNSGISFWASNGTEGVGKHSNYLVTENEITHHGEIIIPSGQSINTVPEFTHYFDTADCEGISWQAVQDSTISDNLISCSLTGDQATALIASSSLNALRAYYYFQYADSAPIQGNTFTKNKIIGPMTAMYSSGRLDWGFQNNVWSNNLVIQTSTHADSAFAYTGQSATQANPLTGENYFINNSIYAPNAGGGVALNSGCAYTPGNFTIKNNIFYSKLGIAIYYGAYNAGSVEIDNNINYNHSGNSIQTVFGGGMNPVSWATWQGNGFDVNGFESADPNYADPSEGDLSISTSSTAYDNGATLGSPYNVDYLGVARPQGSAYDIGAYEYQGSDATPPNMPSGLAVE, translated from the coding sequence ATGAAAATATTAACAAATAACCAGTCAAAAACTTTTAATATGGGCGGCATTTCGGGCAGGCAAAATGACAATTTAAAACTAAAAATCTTTTTTCTAGCGGTTTTATTTCCGACAGTTTTTTGCATGAAAGCGCTAGATGCCAGCGCGGCAGAATATTATATGCGATTTGATGGAACGGCTTCTGATAAGTCCGCTGCCACCTCCTGCTCTTCCGCTTCAACAGCTATGTCCGTTGCTACGCACAATGCTCAGACATTTGCTCCAGGCGATACTATTTATATTTGCGATGATGGTATGGAAGAAAGAACAACGACGCATGGTGGAACAGTGTATGCTTATAGGCCTACTGGGAATGAATCACCTTTATTTATTCCTCCTTCTGATGGAGCAGAAGGAAGTCCTATCACATATACCGCGGCACCAGGTGATTCTCCTGTGATTGATCGAACGTTTTTATTGACAGGGACATGGACAAATACAACAAATGTCAGCATTTATACTGGAAATTATATCTATACATATAATCAAACCTATATAAGACCGAGAGTTTTATGGGAAGACGGAGTGCCATTGTTGCCTGGCAGTAGTGCATCATTGACTAATGGATGGTTTTATTATTCTGGGTCTGTATTGTATTATAGTCCATCAAGCGGAGCACCTTCTGACCGCATATTAGAATCTCTTGGATGGACCATGGGCGGTGAGGGTGCAACTTCTAATTATGCCCCTGCCGGATTTGATATTCGTGATAGAAGTTATATTACAGTTGATGGCTTAACATTTACTCGATGTCCTACTGCGATACATATGGGGCATGGAGCATCTGGGTCGTCAAATTTACAGGGCAATGTCGTTTCTAATAATACAATATCTAATACCTATTGGGCGATTTGGGGGGTTGTTGATGCTTCCACGAATGCTGTTTTGTCAGATATGACAATACAAGGAAATCATATAAGTTATTGTAATTCTGGAATATCATTTTGGGCAAGTAATGGCACTGAAGGCGTTGGAAAACATTCAAATTATTTAGTAACAGAAAATGAGATAACCCATCATGGGGAAATTATAATTCCAAGTGGTCAATCAATAAATACAGTGCCTGAATTCACCCATTATTTTGATACCGCTGACTGTGAAGGTATATCATGGCAAGCAGTACAGGATAGTACGATTAGTGATAATCTTATTAGTTGCAGTTTAACGGGTGATCAGGCGACTGCCCTTATTGCGTCATCTTCGCTTAATGCATTAAGAGCTTATTATTATTTTCAATATGCTGATTCTGCGCCTATCCAAGGAAATACGTTTACAAAAAATAAAATCATTGGACCAATGACTGCTATGTATTCGTCGGGAAGGTTAGATTGGGGATTCCAAAATAATGTATGGTCAAATAATTTAGTCATACAGACGTCAACTCATGCCGATTCAGCTTTCGCTTATACGGGTCAAAGTGCAACACAAGCTAATCCTCTTACTGGAGAAAATTATTTTATAAATAATTCGATTTATGCTCCTAATGCCGGAGGTGGCGTTGCTCTCAATTCTGGATGTGCTTATACTCCAGGAAATTTTACAATAAAAAATAATATTTTCTATTCAAAATTAGGAATAGCAATTTATTATGGCGCCTATAATGCTGGTTCAGTAGAAATAGATAATAATATTAATTATAATCATTCCGGAAATTCCATTCAAACTGTTTTTGGTGGGGGAATGAATCCTGTATCATGGGCAACATGGCAAGGAAATGGATTTGATGTCAATGGATTTGAAAGCGCGGATCCAAATTATGCCGATCCTTCCGAGGGCGATTTAAGCATAAGCACTTCTTCAACTGCTTATGACAATGGAGCAACACTTGGGAGTCCCTATAATGTGGATTATCTTGGAGTTGCAAGACCACAAGGATCGGCTTATGATATCGGCGCCTATGAATACCAAGGATCTGACGCGACTCCACCGAATATGCCGAGCGGATTAGCAGTGGAATAA